The region CGGTGGGCGGTCATCGTCGTCGGGTTCCCGCCAGGCCACCAGCTCGTCGGGCTCGGTAGCCGGGTCGGCCGGTTCGTGGGAGACATCCACCGGTAGCGGATCGGTGGCCGGGCGGCCCCCGAAGGTGTGCGCGTCGGACATAGCCGCCACCGTACGGCAAGCGGTGGTGGTGCGCGCCGGCTCCTGGAATGCGCTCCGTAGACTTTACGGGTGACCGAGAGACTGGATAACCACCACAACGTGCCCCCGACCCTGTCCGCCCAGTACCAGCCGGGCGAGGTAGAGCAGCGCCGGTACGAGCAGTGGGTAGCCGCCGGTCACTTCCGGGCGTCGGCCGACAGTGACAAGCCGCCGTACACGATCGTCATCCCCCCGCCCAACGTGACCGGGTCCCTGCACATGGGCCACGCGCTCGACCACACCGTCCAGGATGCGCTCATCCGGCGTAAGCGGATGCAGGGCTTCGAGGCGCTGTGGCAGCCCGGGATGGACCATGCCGGTATCGCCACCCAGAACGTCGTGGAGCGTCAGCTCGCGGCACAGGGCCTGTCTCGCCACGACCTCGGCCGGGAGAAGTTCGTCGAGCGGGTGTGGGAGTGGAAGGCGGAGTCCGGCGGCAGAATTCTGGGGCAGATGCGCCGTCTCGGCGACTCGGTGGACTGGGACCGTGAGCGTTTCACCATGGACGAGGGCCTGTCCCGGGCCGTGCAGACGATCTTCAAGAAGCTGTACGACGACGGCCTGATCTACCGGGCCGAGCGCATCATCAACTGGTGCCCGCGCTGCCTGACCGCGTTGTCCGACATCGAGGTCGAGCACACCGACGACGACGGTGAGCTGATCTCGATCCGCTACAGCGACGACGTGGTGGTGGCCACCACCCGGGCTGAGACGATGCTTGGCGACACCGCGGTGGCGGTGCACCCGGACGACGAGCGTTACCGGCACCTGATCGGCACCGAGGTGGAGCTGCCGTTGACCGGCCGGCGGATCCCGATCGTCGGTGACGAGCACGTCGACCCGTCGTTCGGCACTGGCATGGTGAAGGTGACCCCGGCGCACGACCCCAACGACTTCGAGATCGGGCAGCGGCACGGCCTGCCCTCCCTGACGATCATGGACGAGCGGGGGATCATCACCGCGCCCGGCCCGTTCGAGGGCCTGGACCGCTACGAGGCCCGGCCGGCGATCGTCGCGGCGCTGCGTGAGCAGGGCCGGATCGTGGCGGAGAAGCGGCCGTACGTGCACGCGGTCGGGCACTGCTCCCGGTGTCGTACGACGGTGGAGCCCCGGCTGTCGTTGCAGTGGTTCGTCAACACCGGCCCGCTGGCCAAGGCGGCCGGCGACGCGGTCCGGGACGGCCGGGTGCGGGTCGAGCCGGCGGACATGACCAAGCGCTACTTCGCCTGGGTCGACAACATGCACGACTGGTGCATCTCGCGCCAGCTCTGGTGGGGCCACCGGATCCCGGTCTGGTACGGCCCGGACGGCGAGACGGTCTGTGTCGGGCCGGGCGAGCAGCCGCCCACCGGCCCGGGCTGGCACCAGGACCCGGATGTGCTGGACACCTGGTTCTCCAGTGGGCTGTGGCCGTTCTCGACGCTGGGCTGGCCGGAGCAGACCGCCGACCTGGCCAAGTTCTATCCGACCAGCGTCCTGGTGACCGGCTACGACATCCTCTTCTTCTGGGTCGCCCGGATGATGATGTTCGGGCTGTACGCGATGGACGGCCGGGCGCCATTCGACACGATCGTGTTGCACGGCCTGGTCCGCGACCAGTTCGGCAAGAAGATGTCCAAGTCGCGGGGCAACGTGGTCGACCCGTTGGACTGGATCGACCGGTTCGGTGCCGACGCGACCCGCTTCACCCTGGCCCGGGGGGCCAACCCGGGGCAGGACGTGCCGGTGAGCGAGGACTGGGTCCAGGGCTCCCGGAACTTCTGCAACAAGTTGTGGAACGCCACCCGCTTTGCGTTGATGAACGGCGCGCACGTCAACGGCGTGCTGCCCGAGGTGACTCAGCTGTCGACCGTGGACCGGTGGATCCTGTCCCGACTTCAGCACGTCATCGCCGAGGTGGATGAGCAGTTCGAGGCGTACGAGTTCGCCAAGGTCTGCGACATCCTCTTCCACTTCGCCTGGGACGACGTGTGTGACTGGTACGTGGAGCTGTCCAAGCCCGTACTGGCCGGTGGGGGTGAGCCGGCGGCGGTGACCCGGCGGGTGCTGGGGCACGTGCTGGACCAGTTGCTGCGTCTACTGCACCCGGTCATCCCGTTCGTTACCGACGAACTGTGGTCTGCCCTGACCTCGGGGTCGGCCGCGGACGGCGAGTCGACGGTGATGATCGCGGCGTGGCCGGCGGCGGAGCCGGCGCTGATCGACGACCCGGCCGAGGAAGAGGTGGTCGCGCTCCAGCGGGTGGTCACCGAGATTCGCCGGTTCCGGTCCGACCAGGGGCTTCGGCCCGCCCAGCGGGTGGCCGCCCGGCTGGATGGTCTGACCGATGCTGGCATCGCCGCGCACGATTCGTTGATCCGGTCCCTGGTCCGGCTCGACGAGGCCGGTGCCGAGTTCCAGGCCAGCGCCACGCTCGCGGTGCCCGGTGGGGTGACCGTGGCCCTGGACACCCGGGGGTCCATCGACGTCGCGGCCGAGCGGGCCCGGTTGACGAAGGACCTGGCGGCTGCCGAGAAGGAGGTCGCCCAGGCGCGGGCGAAGCTCGACAATCCCGCGTTCGTGGGCAAGGCCCCCGAAGCGGTGGTCAACAAGATCAAGGACCGGCTGACCGTTGCAGAGGCGGACATCGCCCGCATCACCACCGCACTGGAGGCGCTGCCATCGTGACCGATCGTGCGGAGTTCGCCAGCATCGACGCGGAGTTGGCCCAGCGGGGCTTCACCCGGATGGTCTTCGACCTGGGCCGGATCGAGCAGTTGCTCGACCTGCTGGGCAGCCCGCAGCGGGCCTACCCGGCGATCCATCTGACCGGAACCAACGGCAAGACCTCGACCGCTCGCATGATCGACTCGTTGTTGCGGGCGTTCGGGCTGCACACCGGCCGCTACACCAGCCCACACCTGGAGACGGTACGGGAGCGGATCAGCCTGGACGGTGAGCCGGTGAGCGAGGAGCGGTTCGTATCGACGTACCGTGAGGTCGCCCCGCTGGCCGAGTTGGTCGACCAGAAGTCCACCGAGCCGTTGACGTACTTCGAGATGACCACCGCGCTGGCGTTCGCGACCTTCGCCGACGCCCCGGTCGACGTCTCCGTCGTCGAGGTCGGGCTGGGCGGGGCTGAGGACGCCACCAACGTGCTCAGCGCCGGGGTCTGCGTACTCACCCCGATCGGGTTGGACCACACCGAGTGGCTCGGCGACACCGTCGAGGACATCGCGCTGGCCAAGGCCGGGATCATCCATCCCGGTGCCACGGTCGTACTGGCCGCCCAGGAGGAGGAGGCCGCGAGGCCGATCCTGGAACGCTGCGTCGAGGTCGGGGCCACCGTGGCCCGGGAGGGCAGTGAGTTCGGCGTACTGCGGCGGGCGGTGGCGATCGGCGGACAGGTGCTCACCCTGCAGGGCCTCGGCGGGGTGTACGAGGACATCTTCATCCCGCTGCACGGGGCGCACCAGGCGCAGAACGCGGCCGTGGCGCTGGCCGCCGTGGAGGCGTTCCTGGGTGCCGGGGCCAACCGGCAGATCGTTGTCGACACGGTCCGGGAGGGCTTTGCGGCGGCGAGTTCCCCCGGACGGTTGGAGCGGGTCCGCAGCGCGCCGACGATCCTGCTCGACGGCGCGCACAATCCGCACGGCATGGCCGCGACCGTGACCGCGTTGCAGGAGGAGTTCGCCTTCAGCCGCCTTGTGGCCGTGGTCGGTGTGCTGGCCGACAAGGACGCCGAGAGCCTGCTGGAACTGTTGGAACCGGTGGTCGACGCGATCGTGGTCACCCGCAACACCTCGCCGAGGGCGATGCCCGCGGAGGAACTGGCCGGGCTGGCGGTGGAGGTGTTCGGCCCGGACCGGGTGGAGTTGGCACCGGAATTGCCCGACGCCATCGAAGCCGCTGTCGGGCTCGCGGAGTCCGATGTCCAGGGCGAACTGAGCGGGGTGGGGGTGCTGGTCACCGGTTCGGTGGTGACCGTTGCCGACGCCCGACGGTTGTTGAAGAAGTGAGCGACGAAGTGCCCCGGCCGCAGGCGGTGCAGGACGACCCGCAGTCCGTATCGCTGGATGAGCCGCAGTCCGTACCGGATGACGCGCCGGACGGTCCGTCGGACGGTGCCGGCCGACGGTCGGGGCTGAAGAACCCAGCGCGAACGGTGCGAAGCCTGGGGGCCGCCACCCTGATCCTGGAGGCCCTCGTCCTGCTCTTGGCCATTCAGCCGATCCGGTTGGTCGGCGGGGACCTGAGCGGTACGGCTATCGGCGTGATCGTCGCACTGGCGGTGCTCGCGGTGACGCTTTCCGGGATGATGCGCCGGCCGTGGGCCTGGCACGTCGCGACCGTACTTCAGGGGCTGCTGATGCTCTCCGGGTTCCTGCACTGGTCGTTGGGCGTGCTGGGATTCATGTTCGGGCTGGTCTGGGTCTACGTGCTGCATGTCCGGCGGGTCATCCTGAGCTAGGCACAGGCCGCCGGCCTCGGGCATTGGCCCTCGGTGCAGGTCGCCGGACGGATCCACCCGTCCGGCGACCTGTGTCCAGTCGGCTGGTCACCAGGGTATGACGCCCTCCTCGTTGAAGAAGCCAGCGGTCGGGCCGTCGTCGGGGAGGGTGGCGAGCCGGATCGCGGCGATCGCTCCCTGGGCCGGGGTACGCGGTCCGGCATGCGCGTTTATGTCGGTCGCGCAGTAGCCGGGATCGGCGGCGTTCACCTTGATCAGTGTGTCCCGTAGTTCGTTGGCGTACGAGATGGTGATCGAGTTGAGGGCGCTCTTCGACGAGTTGTACGCGAGCATCTGGAACTGCGCGTACCGGCTGTGTGGGTCGCTGGTGATGGCGAGGGAACCCAGACTGCTGGAGATGTTGACGATGCGTCCGGCCGCCGCCCGGCGGATCAGCGGCAGCATCGCGTTGGTCACCGCCACCACGGCGAAGACGTTGGTGGCGTAGGTCCGTTCCAGCAGGTCCACCGGCACTTCGCTGGGTTTCTGGTCCTGTTCCAGCGAGATGCCGGCGTTGTTGACCAGGATGTCCAGCCGGCCGTACTCCCGTTCGATCCGGGCGGCGGCGGCCGAGACCGAAGCCGGATCGGTCACGTTCAACGCCAGCGCCACGGCATTGATCCCCTCGGTGGCCAGCTTCTCCGCAGCATCCGCCCCGCGTTCCAGGTGACGTGCCCCGACCAGCACCGTGGCACCTGTCTCGCCCAGTCCAC is a window of Micromonospora polyrhachis DNA encoding:
- a CDS encoding DUF4233 domain-containing protein gives rise to the protein MDEPQSVPDDAPDGPSDGAGRRSGLKNPARTVRSLGAATLILEALVLLLAIQPIRLVGGDLSGTAIGVIVALAVLAVTLSGMMRRPWAWHVATVLQGLLMLSGFLHWSLGVLGFMFGLVWVYVLHVRRVILS
- a CDS encoding bifunctional folylpolyglutamate synthase/dihydrofolate synthase — protein: MVFDLGRIEQLLDLLGSPQRAYPAIHLTGTNGKTSTARMIDSLLRAFGLHTGRYTSPHLETVRERISLDGEPVSEERFVSTYREVAPLAELVDQKSTEPLTYFEMTTALAFATFADAPVDVSVVEVGLGGAEDATNVLSAGVCVLTPIGLDHTEWLGDTVEDIALAKAGIIHPGATVVLAAQEEEAARPILERCVEVGATVAREGSEFGVLRRAVAIGGQVLTLQGLGGVYEDIFIPLHGAHQAQNAAVALAAVEAFLGAGANRQIVVDTVREGFAAASSPGRLERVRSAPTILLDGAHNPHGMAATVTALQEEFAFSRLVAVVGVLADKDAESLLELLEPVVDAIVVTRNTSPRAMPAEELAGLAVEVFGPDRVELAPELPDAIEAAVGLAESDVQGELSGVGVLVTGSVVTVADARRLLKK
- a CDS encoding SDR family oxidoreductase; this translates as MNEPKIALVTGANKGIGYEIARGLGETGATVLVGARHLERGADAAEKLATEGINAVALALNVTDPASVSAAAARIEREYGRLDILVNNAGISLEQDQKPSEVPVDLLERTYATNVFAVVAVTNAMLPLIRRAAAGRIVNISSSLGSLAITSDPHSRYAQFQMLAYNSSKSALNSITISYANELRDTLIKVNAADPGYCATDINAHAGPRTPAQGAIAAIRLATLPDDGPTAGFFNEEGVIPW
- a CDS encoding valine--tRNA ligase, whose translation is MTERLDNHHNVPPTLSAQYQPGEVEQRRYEQWVAAGHFRASADSDKPPYTIVIPPPNVTGSLHMGHALDHTVQDALIRRKRMQGFEALWQPGMDHAGIATQNVVERQLAAQGLSRHDLGREKFVERVWEWKAESGGRILGQMRRLGDSVDWDRERFTMDEGLSRAVQTIFKKLYDDGLIYRAERIINWCPRCLTALSDIEVEHTDDDGELISIRYSDDVVVATTRAETMLGDTAVAVHPDDERYRHLIGTEVELPLTGRRIPIVGDEHVDPSFGTGMVKVTPAHDPNDFEIGQRHGLPSLTIMDERGIITAPGPFEGLDRYEARPAIVAALREQGRIVAEKRPYVHAVGHCSRCRTTVEPRLSLQWFVNTGPLAKAAGDAVRDGRVRVEPADMTKRYFAWVDNMHDWCISRQLWWGHRIPVWYGPDGETVCVGPGEQPPTGPGWHQDPDVLDTWFSSGLWPFSTLGWPEQTADLAKFYPTSVLVTGYDILFFWVARMMMFGLYAMDGRAPFDTIVLHGLVRDQFGKKMSKSRGNVVDPLDWIDRFGADATRFTLARGANPGQDVPVSEDWVQGSRNFCNKLWNATRFALMNGAHVNGVLPEVTQLSTVDRWILSRLQHVIAEVDEQFEAYEFAKVCDILFHFAWDDVCDWYVELSKPVLAGGGEPAAVTRRVLGHVLDQLLRLLHPVIPFVTDELWSALTSGSAADGESTVMIAAWPAAEPALIDDPAEEEVVALQRVVTEIRRFRSDQGLRPAQRVAARLDGLTDAGIAAHDSLIRSLVRLDEAGAEFQASATLAVPGGVTVALDTRGSIDVAAERARLTKDLAAAEKEVAQARAKLDNPAFVGKAPEAVVNKIKDRLTVAEADIARITTALEALPS